A portion of the Halodesulfovibrio aestuarii DSM 17919 = ATCC 29578 genome contains these proteins:
- a CDS encoding UDP-glucose dehydrogenase family protein: protein MNVCIVGTGYVGLVSAACFAEMGNAITCVDVNPDVVEMLSDGRVHIWEPGLEELVQRNYAEKRLTFTTSLQEGIEKCDVVFITVGTPSSEDGSCDLCYVEQVARQIGAVMTSPKIIVDKSTVPVGTADFVTSLVQEELDKRGESIDFAVVSNPEFLKEGDAVNDFMKPDRVIVGTENANAAAVLGELYAPFARSREKLIVMGVRSAEMTKYAANCMLATKISFINEVANICERVGADVRDVRTGIGSDHRIGYEFIYPGVGYGGSCFPKDVKALIHTAHQYEYTPELLEAVDNVNKRQKKRMAERLVEYFEPQGGVEGKTLALWGIAFKANTDDTREAASLSIIEELTAKGMRIRAFDPVAGEKVKDRFADNDLVEIVDEQYAALDGAQALMVVTEWHQFRIPDFDRVKKQLTAPILFDGRNLYNAATMAEKGFAYFCVGRKAD from the coding sequence ATGAACGTTTGTATTGTTGGTACAGGTTATGTCGGTTTGGTAAGCGCAGCATGTTTTGCAGAAATGGGGAATGCAATCACATGTGTTGATGTTAATCCAGACGTTGTTGAAATGCTTTCTGATGGCCGGGTTCATATTTGGGAACCGGGGTTGGAAGAGCTTGTACAGCGTAACTACGCAGAAAAACGTCTCACATTCACAACAAGCCTGCAGGAAGGTATAGAGAAATGCGACGTGGTATTCATTACCGTTGGTACACCTTCCAGCGAAGACGGATCTTGTGACCTTTGCTATGTTGAGCAGGTCGCACGTCAGATCGGTGCGGTAATGACTTCCCCGAAAATTATTGTTGATAAATCTACAGTGCCTGTTGGTACTGCTGATTTTGTTACTTCCCTTGTTCAGGAAGAACTTGATAAGCGCGGTGAATCAATTGATTTTGCAGTTGTTTCTAACCCTGAGTTCTTGAAAGAAGGCGATGCGGTTAATGACTTTATGAAGCCGGATCGCGTTATTGTCGGTACTGAGAACGCAAATGCTGCAGCTGTTCTTGGCGAACTGTATGCACCATTTGCCCGTAGTCGTGAAAAGCTGATCGTAATGGGTGTTCGCAGTGCTGAAATGACTAAATATGCAGCAAACTGCATGCTTGCAACCAAGATTTCTTTCATCAATGAAGTAGCAAATATTTGTGAACGTGTTGGCGCGGATGTTCGTGACGTTCGTACCGGCATTGGTTCCGACCATCGCATCGGATATGAGTTTATCTATCCCGGTGTAGGGTATGGTGGTTCTTGTTTCCCTAAAGACGTTAAAGCGCTTATCCATACGGCGCATCAGTACGAGTACACTCCAGAGTTACTCGAAGCTGTGGATAACGTGAACAAGCGTCAGAAAAAACGTATGGCAGAGCGCCTTGTTGAATACTTTGAACCACAGGGTGGTGTTGAAGGAAAGACATTGGCTCTGTGGGGTATCGCTTTTAAAGCAAATACAGATGATACTCGTGAAGCTGCATCATTATCTATTATTGAAGAGCTTACTGCAAAAGGTATGCGTATTCGTGCATTTGACCCTGTTGCAGGCGAAAAAGTGAAGGATCGTTTTGCTGACAACGACCTGGTAGAGATCGTTGATGAGCAATATGCTGCGCTTGATGGTGCACAGGCCCTGATGGTTGTTACTGAGTGGCATCAGTTCCGTATACCTGACTTTGACCGTGTGAAGAAACAGCTCACCGCACCTATTCTGTTTGATGGACGTAACCTTTACAATGCCGCGACAATGGCCGAGAAAGGGTTTGCGTACTTCTGCGTAGGTCGTAAAGCAGATTAG
- a CDS encoding chemotaxis protein CheW, producing MNEPQKKQDDELMQLVTFSIGEEEFGVDILKVQEIIRTMEITKVPKAPDFVEGVINLRGKVIPIIDLRRRFGLSSKEHDKHTRIIVIEINNMIVGFVVDSVSEVLRIPAGTVEPPPAVVAGMESEYISGVGKLQDRLLILLDLDRLLSNDDLEVLGQI from the coding sequence ATGAATGAGCCTCAGAAGAAGCAGGATGACGAGCTGATGCAACTTGTCACCTTTAGTATAGGTGAAGAGGAATTTGGTGTTGATATCCTTAAGGTACAGGAAATTATCCGTACTATGGAAATCACTAAAGTGCCTAAAGCTCCGGATTTTGTTGAGGGGGTAATTAACCTTCGAGGGAAAGTGATTCCTATCATTGACCTGAGAAGGCGTTTCGGGCTTAGCTCCAAAGAGCATGACAAACATACCCGAATCATTGTAATCGAAATCAACAACATGATTGTCGGGTTTGTCGTCGATTCCGTGTCAGAAGTTCTGCGTATTCCAGCAGGCACGGTTGAACCGCCTCCGGCTGTTGTTGCAGGTATGGAATCTGAGTACATTAGTGGTGTTGGTAAGCTTCAGGATCGTCTGCTTATTTTGCTTGATCTTGATCGTCTGCTTTCTAATGATGATCTTGAGGTGCTCGGACAGATTTAG